In one Planctomycetia bacterium genomic region, the following are encoded:
- a CDS encoding NUDIX domain-containing protein, with product MRQQRSRVSAYALIRDANRILLCRLSKEMTRWEGCWTLPGGGLNFGESPEAAMLREVEEETGLLVETQSIAAIDSLYDTSGSDDFHGIRIIYHVKVVGGYLRPEPSGSTDLCQWHELDSVFQLPLGDLAETGVRLALRESTTA from the coding sequence ATGAGACAGCAGCGATCACGCGTCTCCGCGTATGCCCTGATTCGCGATGCGAACCGCATCTTGCTTTGCCGGCTCTCGAAGGAAATGACGCGCTGGGAAGGTTGCTGGACGCTGCCCGGCGGCGGGCTGAACTTCGGCGAGAGTCCGGAAGCGGCGATGCTCCGCGAGGTCGAGGAAGAGACCGGCCTGCTGGTCGAAACCCAGTCGATCGCCGCGATCGATTCCCTCTACGACACCTCGGGCAGCGACGACTTTCACGGCATCCGGATCATCTACCACGTGAAAGTCGTAGGGGGATATTTACGGCCTGAGCCCAGCGGCTCAACCGATCTGTGCCAGTGGCACGAACTGGATTCGGTGTTCCAACTCCCCCTCGGCGACTTAGCCGAGACGGGCGTTCGACTTGCCCTGCGAGAATCGACGACGGCCTGA